One Drosophila virilis strain 15010-1051.87 chromosome 5, Dvir_AGI_RSII-ME, whole genome shotgun sequence DNA window includes the following coding sequences:
- the knon gene encoding eukaryotic translation initiation factor 5B: MWEQFIKCFNKGGKAKGCNAVELVDLYKRVPPNQRKQFKEFAKKNEEYKERLRKYPPDLPAIDWAYYKQNVRQDMVSWVLDFEKKYDKLDSIFTNRHSLFDHSKYFGEVTAQTEEVKKEVKKFKAESNKRIEVLEEKMEHLKCMKPYTEMTMEEFCLAHPQEAPDFINRPTFWPHTPEEQKPGPSEDVAHEEAPKEPDGSGKSASKDDKSDPKKTPPPKTPPAGSAPAAGDKPKAPAEVKKDAAKDTKDKTKDTTDKSKDTTDKSKDPCEAEKKEKLADGKVKVQQNTESQAVETAAQFATKTIDFAKDLAAKAVTMCKSLWQKVGEKRKEVGKKESDQKATTLASSTAVKPTPVDDDDIHRRETAYNICNKTIIRGEDTARADVKPQHVDLDIEAGPEQDEDKPPKRGDKEGKVCKSEHEDAEEEECQLAKKSCPEEEKKSLCMEDIKKDLGECEQQEEDPCVHWRKITEKKSTEKPQSCEPTDFNKLDITYSSTDPKSLLPVNQLPYDAQTIGNILPKKETEKPPTISEHLKDSVDPKQAQQLVIADPINPVTLNVQAPQIVNEPKAEQTEENIPQGTCSAVQMKSEEDTDNMQANQDKNEPVQGVASTTICLSDAQPVITSFKNDQPESGQDKPNKINPEDVAKLVFDMATSAASLLSEAKKTIEMARLEKGDGIVAAYEHAEQKVTLALAQAYKALSAAKDAGLVDPTAIALIEKHALLAKLLAHRAITMKKEIAKLLDDLKRNN; the protein is encoded by the exons ATGTGGGAACAGTTCATAAAGTGCTTCAATAAAGGCGGCAAGGCCAAAGGCTGCAATGCAGTCGAGCTAGTCGATTTATATAAGCGGGTTCCGCCCAATCAGCGTAAACAGTTCAAAGAGTTTGCCAAGAAGAACGAAGAATACAAAGA GCGCCTTCGGAAATATCCACCAGATTTGCCAGCAATTGATTGGGCGTATTATAAGCAGAATGTGCGGCAGGATATGGTCAGCTGGGTGTTGGATTTCGAGAAGAAATATGACAAGCTAGACAGCATTTTTACTAACCGACACTCCCTGTTTGATCATTCCAAGTACTTTGGAGAGGTGACTGCGCAAACTGAGGAGGTCAAGAAGGAAGTCAAAAAGTTCAAGGCAGAATCGAACAAGCGCATCGAAGTGCTGGAGGAAAAGATGGAGCACTTGAAATGCATGAAGCCCTACACGGAAATGACCATGGAGGAGTTTTGTTTAGCACATCCACAAGAGGCACCCGATTTTATAAACAGACCCACCTTTTGGCCACATACACCCGAAGAACAGAAGCCCGGGCCATCGGAAGATGTGGCGCATGAAGAGGCACCAAAGGAGCCAGATGGATCAGGCAAGTCTGCGTCAAAAGATGATAAATCAGATCCTAAAAAAACGCCACCGCCGAAAACACCGCCAGCCGGATCTGCACCCGCAGCTGGTGATAAACCCAAAGCTCCAGCTGAGGTAAAAAAGGACGCCGCAAAGGATACAAAGGATAAAACGAAGGACACAACGGATAAATCGAAGGACACAACGGATAAATCGAAGGATCCATGcgaagcagaaaaaaaagaaaaacttgccGATGGAAAAGTCAAAGTTCAGCAAAACACTGAAAGTCAGGCGGTAGAGACTGCCGCACAATTTGCAACAAAGACTATCGATTTTGCCAAAGACTTGGCCGCAAAGGCTGTTACCATGTGTAAGAGTCTCTGGCAGAAAGTTGGAGAGAAACGAAAAGAGGTTGGAAAGAAGGAATCTGATCAAAAGGCCACTACTTTGGCATCCAGTACAGCGGTAAAACCGACACCTGTCGATGATGACGATATCCATCGGAGGGAGACTGCATACAACATTTGCAACAAGACAATTATCCGAGGAGAGGATACAGCAAGAGCTGATGTAAAGCCACAGCATGTCGATTTGGACATCGAGGCGGGTCCGGAACAAGATGAGGATAAGCCACCTAAGCGAGGTGACAAGGAGGGAAAAGTTTGTAAGTCAGAACATGAGGATGCGGAGGAGGAAGAGTGCCAACTAGCTAAGAAAAGCTGTCCGGAAGAAGAGAAAAAGTCGTTATGTATGGAAGACATTAAGAAAGATTTGGGTGAATGTGAGCAGCAAGAggaagatccttgcgttcattgGCGCAAGATCACAGAGAAGAAATCAACAGAAAAACCCCAATCCTGTGAGCCAACCGACTTCAACAaactggacatcacatacaGTAGCACGGATCCTAAGAGTTTGTTACCCGTTAACCAGCTACCTTATGATGCGCAGACAATCGGAAATATATTGCCCAAAAAGGAAACTGAAAAGCCGCCAACCATTTCAGAACATCTAAAAGACTCTGTAGATCCCAAGCAGGCACAGCAACTGGTAATTGCTGACCCGATTAATCCAGTTACCCTTAATGTTCAAGCTCCCCAAATCGTAAATGAGCCGAAAGCAGAACAAACGGAGGAGAATATTCCTCAAGGGACCTGTTCAGCAGTGCAGATGAAGTCGGAGGAAGATACGGACAATATGCAGGCCAATCAAGACAAGAATGAGCCCGTCCAGGGTGTGGCGTCCACAACGATTTGCCTGTCGGATGCTCAACCTGTTATAACCAGTTTCAAGAACGATCAACCAGAATCGGGCCAAGATAAACCGAATAAAATTAATCCAGAAGATGTGGCCAAGCTCGTTTTCGACATGGCAACCAGTGCTGCCTCATTGCTGTCCGAGGCCAAAAAGACCATCGAAATGGCAAGGCTGGAGAAGGGCGACGGCATAGTCGCCGCCTACGAACATGCCGAGCAGAAGGTGACTCTGGCCTTGGCTCAGGCATACAAGGCTTTGTCAGCGGCCAAGGATGCCGGACTCGTTGATCCTACAGCCATTGCCCTGATTGAGAAGCACGCCCTGCTGGCCAAGCTTTTGGCTCATCGTGCCATCACCATGAAGAAAGAGATTGCCAAGCTCCTGGACGATCTCAAGAGGAACAATTGA